A single window of Senegalia massiliensis DNA harbors:
- the yedF gene encoding sulfurtransferase-like selenium metabolism protein YedF, translating to MVKEIDAREQACPKPVIMTKKALESMDKGEIDVIVDNEVAKENVSKLSKSMNLEYSVSKDNENFIINIVKGEKDNVKEEEDTNICKPNLFKDTTIIINSDKMGEGNDELGKILIKGFIYSLTESLPYPSTLVFYNNGVKLTVEGSECLEDLKTLEEAGVEILSCGTCLDYNNIADKLSVGGVTNMYTIVEKIKNSTNTITI from the coding sequence GTGGTAAAAGAAATAGATGCAAGAGAACAGGCTTGTCCAAAACCAGTAATAATGACTAAGAAAGCTTTAGAATCTATGGATAAAGGTGAAATAGATGTAATTGTAGATAATGAAGTAGCTAAAGAAAATGTTTCAAAATTATCTAAGAGTATGAATTTAGAATATAGTGTTTCAAAAGATAATGAAAATTTTATTATTAATATAGTTAAAGGTGAAAAAGATAATGTTAAAGAGGAAGAAGATACAAACATTTGTAAACCAAACCTTTTTAAAGATACTACTATAATTATAAATTCTGATAAAATGGGAGAAGGAAATGATGAATTAGGAAAAATACTTATAAAAGGATTCATTTATTCACTTACTGAATCACTTCCATATCCATCTACATTAGTATTTTATAATAATGGAGTAAAGCTTACAGTAGAAGGTTCTGAATGTCTAGAAGACTTAAAGACATTAGAAGAAGCTGGGGTGGAAATATTATCTTGTGGAACATGTTTAGATTATAATAATATTGCAGATAAACTAAGTGTAGGTGGAGTTACAAATATGTACACTATAGTTGAAAAGATAAAAAATTCTACAAATACAATAACAATATAA
- a CDS encoding diacylglycerol/lipid kinase family protein, translating into MKILFIINPVAGKNRKKDIIPIIKNKFKSTDHKYIITQTKEIDDARLITMKYLKQDYEIIVAIGGDGTVREVASGIKEMNKGILGIIPMGTGNDLARTLNLPLSPSKALDRILDYNIKNINIANVEENKFLNVASIGFDAEIVKNTKIFKGLFKGKLAYTLGVLRTLFIFKPKSVTIKYNGIEKNEKVLLVAVANGNYYGGGMMISPNSKIDDNQLDICIIKNISKIKLLFLFPSVYNGKHGKYKKYVEFIRANSLNIYSKEKIFLNIDGDILEKKGLIQFNLYNKNIKVIG; encoded by the coding sequence ATGAAAATCTTATTTATAATAAATCCAGTAGCAGGTAAAAATAGAAAAAAAGATATAATTCCCATAATTAAAAATAAATTTAAAAGTACAGATCATAAATATATTATAACTCAAACTAAAGAAATAGATGATGCAAGATTAATAACAATGAAATACTTAAAACAAGACTATGAAATAATAGTTGCTATAGGTGGAGATGGAACAGTAAGAGAAGTAGCCAGTGGAATAAAGGAAATGAATAAAGGAATACTTGGAATTATACCAATGGGTACAGGAAATGATTTAGCTAGAACATTAAATTTACCGCTAAGTCCAAGTAAGGCACTAGATAGGATATTAGATTATAATATTAAAAATATTAATATTGCAAATGTAGAAGAAAATAAATTTTTAAATGTGGCAAGTATAGGTTTTGATGCTGAAATAGTAAAAAATACAAAAATCTTCAAAGGTCTATTTAAAGGCAAATTAGCTTATACTTTAGGTGTTTTAAGAACTCTCTTTATATTTAAACCTAAAAGTGTGACTATTAAATATAATGGTATTGAAAAGAATGAGAAGGTATTATTAGTAGCTGTAGCAAATGGTAACTATTATGGTGGTGGAATGATGATATCACCTAATTCTAAAATAGATGACAATCAACTAGATATTTGTATAATAAAAAATATATCAAAAATAAAATTATTATTTTTATTTCCATCTGTTTATAATGGTAAACATGGTAAATATAAAAAATATGTAGAGTTTATACGTGCAAATTCTTTAAATATATATTCAAAAGAAAAAATATTTTTAAATATTGATGGAGATATTTTAGAAAAAAAAGGATTAATACAATTTAATTTATATAATAAAAATATTAAAGTAATCGGTTAA
- a CDS encoding CvpA family protein, producing the protein MNIIDIIIILIIGLSALNGWNRGFILSLFSFLKIFIAIIIARAIYPYLVEFLNEYTGFYPYIKEYIYPKINGFMNNQAIFSADTITNLIISLAIMIFLYFIINIVLSAFIRIVDGFFKLPVLKSFNKFTGFLFGAIKGVLIVFIIYALLTPIIALNTDSFISVKTHQSVLGNLFYNPDIIINYLQSNFLYLLNLL; encoded by the coding sequence ATGAATATAATAGATATAATAATCATTTTAATTATAGGTTTAAGTGCTTTAAATGGCTGGAATAGAGGATTTATACTATCCTTATTTAGTTTTTTGAAAATATTTATAGCTATAATTATTGCTAGGGCAATTTATCCATATTTAGTTGAATTTTTAAATGAATATACTGGATTTTATCCATATATAAAAGAATATATATATCCTAAAATTAATGGTTTTATGAATAATCAGGCTATTTTTTCTGCAGATACTATTACTAACTTAATTATAAGTCTAGCCATAATGATATTTTTGTACTTTATAATTAACATAGTTTTATCTGCATTTATAAGAATAGTAGATGGATTTTTTAAACTTCCTGTATTAAAATCTTTCAATAAATTTACAGGATTTTTATTTGGAGCTATAAAAGGAGTTTTAATTGTGTTTATAATATATGCATTATTAACACCTATAATAGCTTTAAATACAGACAGCTTTATTTCAGTCAAAACACATCAATCTGTTTTAGGAAATTTATTTTATAATCCTGATATTATAATTAATTATTTACAATCTAATTTTCTATACTTACTAAACTTATTATAG
- a CDS encoding DHH family phosphoesterase produces MAREKGFKFLNFDNKIYLFIIGIFVLILFFYEPIIAGVGVLLLAYLIFNHWRNVHIRKVEWTKYIEGLMDEFDSATKHAILNLPLPFMMIELDGKISWYNPRFSEMVEERDILEENIEDIVPSFNIKDITSDKKDKNIDVVFKDRNYKILYNIVKVNKKNSDKDYLIMLYWLDNTTLTILKQKYNDEKMNICLVEVDNYDEVMKDTDETKRPIVLAEIDKKLNTFTSRINGFIRKYETDKYIIVFENQHLSNLENKKFAILDDIRNIDKGNKTAVTLSMGIGVNGKSPAESYEFARGAIDIALGRGGDQAVVKKIEKLSFYGGKSKAVEKRTKVKARVIAHALRQLIDQTDKVFIMGHQNPDMDSLGAAIGVLSAVKYRNKEGYIVLSEVNPSIKNLYNKLKEEHPEYMDYIISPEEAIDMAENDSLCVVVDIHRPSSTEAPDLLEIVDKVVLIDHHRRGAEFIENPLLVYLEPYASSTCELITEILYYLMSEKMEIEKFEAEALLSGISVDTKSFTFKTGVRTFEAASMLRRAGADTTSVRLLFQDDLETFTTKAKVVERAKVVGNGKVAISYMDVDADNSILIAAQSADDLLNINGISASFVLVPSDNRIHISGRSLGDISVQLILEKLGGGGHLTVAGAQLDNVDIEQAKSKLEQAIDEFLKEGEE; encoded by the coding sequence ATGGCTAGAGAAAAAGGTTTTAAATTTTTAAATTTTGATAATAAGATATACTTATTTATAATAGGTATATTTGTATTAATACTGTTTTTTTATGAACCAATAATAGCAGGTGTAGGTGTTTTACTTTTAGCTTACTTAATATTCAATCATTGGCGAAATGTTCATATTAGAAAAGTTGAATGGACAAAATATATAGAAGGACTAATGGATGAATTTGATTCGGCAACAAAGCATGCTATACTTAATTTACCTTTACCTTTTATGATGATAGAATTAGATGGAAAGATTAGCTGGTATAATCCTCGATTTAGCGAAATGGTTGAAGAAAGAGATATATTAGAGGAAAACATAGAAGATATTGTACCTTCTTTTAATATTAAAGATATAACCAGTGATAAAAAAGATAAAAATATAGATGTAGTATTTAAAGATAGAAATTATAAAATATTATATAATATAGTAAAGGTAAATAAGAAAAATTCAGATAAAGATTATTTAATTATGCTCTATTGGTTAGATAATACTACACTTACTATATTAAAACAAAAATATAATGATGAAAAAATGAATATATGTTTAGTAGAAGTTGATAATTATGATGAGGTAATGAAAGATACTGATGAAACAAAAAGACCTATAGTACTTGCAGAGATAGATAAGAAGTTAAATACATTTACCTCTAGAATAAACGGATTTATAAGAAAATATGAAACAGATAAATATATAATTGTATTTGAAAATCAACATTTATCTAACTTAGAAAATAAAAAGTTTGCAATATTAGATGATATAAGAAATATAGACAAAGGAAATAAAACTGCAGTTACACTTAGTATGGGAATAGGTGTAAATGGGAAAAGTCCTGCAGAGAGTTATGAATTTGCAAGAGGTGCAATAGATATAGCTCTTGGTAGAGGTGGAGATCAGGCTGTAGTTAAAAAAATAGAAAAATTAAGTTTTTATGGAGGAAAGAGTAAAGCAGTTGAAAAAAGAACTAAAGTTAAAGCAAGAGTTATAGCACATGCTTTACGTCAGTTAATTGATCAAACAGACAAAGTATTCATAATGGGTCACCAGAATCCTGATATGGATAGTTTAGGAGCAGCAATAGGTGTTTTAAGTGCTGTTAAGTATAGAAATAAAGAAGGGTACATTGTACTTTCTGAAGTGAATCCTTCTATAAAAAACTTATATAATAAGTTAAAAGAAGAACATCCTGAATATATGGATTATATTATATCTCCTGAGGAAGCTATAGACATGGCAGAAAATGACTCTTTATGTGTAGTAGTGGATATTCATAGACCTAGTTCTACTGAAGCACCAGATTTATTGGAAATAGTAGATAAAGTAGTACTTATAGACCATCATAGAAGAGGAGCAGAGTTTATAGAAAATCCATTGTTAGTATATTTAGAACCATATGCCTCTTCAACTTGTGAGTTAATTACTGAGATATTATATTATTTAATGAGTGAAAAAATGGAAATAGAAAAATTTGAAGCAGAAGCTTTATTATCAGGTATAAGTGTTGATACTAAAAGTTTTACATTTAAAACAGGAGTTAGAACATTTGAAGCTGCCTCTATGCTTAGACGAGCTGGGGCTGATACTACTTCAGTTAGATTATTATTTCAGGATGATTTAGAAACATTTACTACTAAAGCTAAAGTTGTAGAAAGGGCTAAAGTTGTAGGTAATGGTAAAGTAGCGATTTCATATATGGATGTAGATGCAGATAATTCAATACTTATTGCAGCACAGTCAGCTGATGATTTACTTAATATAAATGGTATTTCAGCTTCATTTGTGCTTGTACCGTCAGATAATAGAATTCATATATCTGGAAGATCATTAGGGGATATAAGTGTACAGTTAATACTTGAAAAATTAGGAGGCGGAGGTCACTTGACAGTGGCAGGAGCTCAGTTAGACAATGTAGATATAGAACAAGCAAAATCTAAGCTTGAACAAGCAATAGATGAATTTCTTAAGGAAGGTGAGGAATAA
- a CDS encoding single-stranded DNA-binding protein, which yields MNKVILIGRLTADPELRFLAGNGTAVSTFTLAVDKNLSRDKRQEFEQQGKPTADFLRTVVWGRQAENCANYLSKGRLVAVEGRIETRSYENAQGQRVYMTEVIAERVQFLEWGDNNNSSNKGYNNSSNNDSMDFSGADGFQPVDDEDIPF from the coding sequence GTGAATAAAGTGATTTTAATTGGAAGATTAACGGCGGACCCAGAATTAAGATTCTTAGCCGGAAATGGAACAGCTGTTTCTACATTTACACTGGCAGTAGATAAGAATCTATCTCGAGATAAAAGACAAGAATTTGAACAGCAAGGAAAGCCTACAGCAGATTTCTTGAGGACCGTAGTTTGGGGAAGACAAGCAGAAAATTGTGCAAATTATCTTTCTAAAGGTAGACTTGTAGCAGTTGAAGGTAGAATAGAAACAAGAAGCTATGAAAATGCACAAGGGCAAAGAGTATACATGACTGAAGTTATAGCTGAAAGAGTTCAATTTCTAGAGTGGGGAGATAATAATAATTCTTCAAACAAGGGCTATAATAATAGTTCCAATAATGACTCTATGGACTTCTCTGGTGCTGATGGATTCCAACCTGTAGACGATGAAGATATTCCATTCTAA
- a CDS encoding PLP-dependent aminotransferase family protein, translating into MKLNYSKRMDGIKASEIRELLKLTQQPEIISFAGGLPAPELFPVEEIKEMSMKVLEDMGTKALQYGPTEGYDPLREKIAKRMKKYGVDTDMKNILITSGSQQGLDFTGKIFLDKDDVVLCESPSYLGALNAFKAYEPKFIEIPTDDDGMNVEELEKVLKTTDNVKVLYVIPDFQNPSGRTWSVERRKKVIELANKYNLPIVEDNPYGELRFEGEMPPSIKSFDTEGRVIFLGTFSKTLCPGFRLGWTCADYEVLNKYILIKQGADLQASTFSQMILDRFLTEYDLDEHIEKIKSVYSKRRDLMIKTMREEFPEDIEFTVPEGGLFTWVTLPESINARDLATKCIEKKVAFVPGGSFYPNGGNENTLRINYSNMDEERIVIGVKRLAESIKEMI; encoded by the coding sequence ATGAAATTAAATTATTCAAAGAGAATGGATGGAATAAAAGCATCAGAAATTAGAGAGTTGTTGAAATTAACTCAACAACCTGAAATAATATCATTTGCTGGAGGATTACCTGCTCCTGAATTATTTCCAGTAGAAGAAATAAAAGAAATGAGTATGAAAGTATTAGAGGATATGGGAACAAAAGCTCTTCAATATGGACCTACTGAAGGATATGATCCTTTAAGAGAGAAAATAGCTAAGAGAATGAAAAAATATGGTGTAGATACAGACATGAAAAACATATTAATTACTAGTGGTTCTCAACAAGGTCTTGATTTTACAGGAAAGATATTTTTAGATAAAGATGATGTAGTATTATGCGAAAGTCCTAGTTACCTTGGTGCATTAAATGCATTTAAAGCTTATGAACCTAAATTCATTGAAATTCCAACAGATGATGATGGAATGAATGTGGAAGAGCTAGAAAAGGTGTTAAAAACTACAGATAATGTTAAAGTACTTTATGTAATACCAGATTTTCAAAATCCATCTGGAAGAACTTGGTCTGTAGAGAGAAGAAAAAAAGTAATAGAACTTGCTAATAAATATAATTTACCAATAGTTGAGGATAATCCTTATGGAGAATTAAGATTTGAAGGAGAAATGCCTCCATCTATAAAATCTTTTGATACAGAAGGTAGAGTAATATTTTTAGGAACTTTCTCTAAAACATTATGTCCAGGATTTAGATTAGGTTGGACTTGTGCAGATTATGAAGTATTAAATAAATATATACTTATAAAGCAAGGTGCAGATTTACAAGCTAGTACTTTTTCACAGATGATTTTAGATAGGTTTTTAACTGAATATGATTTAGATGAACATATTGAAAAGATAAAATCAGTATATAGTAAAAGACGTGATTTAATGATTAAAACTATGAGAGAAGAATTTCCAGAGGATATAGAATTCACTGTGCCAGAAGGTGGATTATTTACTTGGGTAACATTACCTGAAAGTATAAATGCACGTGACCTGGCTACTAAATGTATAGAAAAGAAAGTAGCTTTTGTTCCGGGAGGATCATTCTATCCTAATGGTGGAAACGAAAATACACTTAGGATAAATTATTCAAATATGGATGAAGAGAGAATAGTAATTGGAGTTAAAAGACTTGCAGAATCTATAAAAGAGATGATTTAA
- a CDS encoding DUF3343 domain-containing protein, translating to MLNNEMYVIAFDSTHHAIKSEKEIKSQKINIKTIPTPREISVSCGLSIKFDYNDLNWIKDIIHENNLSTSGIYKIYKKEGKRVAEKLI from the coding sequence TTGTTAAATAATGAAATGTATGTTATAGCATTTGATTCTACCCATCATGCTATAAAGTCAGAAAAAGAAATAAAAAGTCAAAAAATTAATATTAAAACTATTCCTACACCTAGAGAAATTTCTGTAAGTTGTGGTTTATCCATAAAATTTGATTATAATGATTTAAATTGGATAAAAGATATAATACATGAAAATAATCTTTCTACTTCAGGAATATATAAAATTTATAAAAAAGAAGGAAAGAGAGTAGCAGAAAAGTTAATTTAG
- a CDS encoding DUF4446 family protein: MYSILETLDLYRSQVLLGLILFSLLLFLLFLIQEYRVSKLKKKYKKLLVGNDGKNLEEILFKNIDMIDSMKLRIKNLDEKSDLLNEKVKSSIQKVGMIRYNAFDDMGSDLSFSVALLDENDTGLVISNLYGRNESISYGKPVINGESEYKLSIEEIQAIDRAKRKSLYMEDKVRRATR, encoded by the coding sequence ATGTATAGTATTTTAGAGACGTTAGATTTATATAGAAGTCAAGTATTACTGGGACTTATATTATTTTCTTTGCTATTATTTTTATTATTTTTAATACAAGAATACAGAGTGTCAAAACTAAAGAAAAAATATAAAAAATTATTAGTGGGAAACGATGGAAAAAATTTAGAAGAAATTTTGTTTAAAAATATAGATATGATAGATAGTATGAAATTAAGAATAAAGAACTTAGATGAAAAATCAGATTTACTAAATGAAAAAGTAAAGAGTTCTATACAAAAAGTTGGCATGATAAGATATAATGCCTTTGATGATATGGGTAGTGATTTGAGTTTCTCTGTAGCTCTACTAGATGAAAATGATACTGGACTTGTAATATCTAATTTATATGGTAGGAATGAATCTATAAGCTATGGAAAACCTGTTATTAATGGGGAATCAGAATATAAATTGTCTATTGAAGAAATACAAGCAATAGATAGAGCAAAGCGAAAATCTCTTTATATGGAAGATAAAGTGAGAAGGGCTACTAGGTAA
- a CDS encoding MazG-like family protein — translation MKYLGFKNDNIDITKNIRVIEWLKIEMLNSVSLLFNLLYKGVKEGQEALLDCLANIILVTYLLGKRLGLSFEEIDNKVEKKVKLGIAENHKIENWYGDLNRFLEYFKKIRK, via the coding sequence ATGAAATATTTGGGGTTCAAAAATGATAACATTGATATAACTAAAAACATAAGAGTTATAGAGTGGTTAAAAATAGAAATGTTGAATTCAGTCTCTTTATTATTTAATCTTTTATATAAAGGAGTAAAAGAAGGACAAGAGGCTTTACTTGATTGCTTAGCAAATATTATATTAGTTACTTATTTGTTAGGAAAAAGACTTGGTTTATCTTTTGAAGAAATTGATAATAAAGTTGAAAAAAAAGTAAAACTGGGAATTGCAGAAAATCATAAGATAGAAAATTGGTATGGAGATTTAAATAGATTTTTAGAGTATTTTAAAAAGATTAGAAAATAA
- a CDS encoding DUF951 domain-containing protein codes for MNTIGLKSGDVIRLKKVHPCGEDKWEVLRSGVDFKLRCIGCDRTVWIPRRKLDKRIKSIVNDQ; via the coding sequence ATGAATACTATAGGACTGAAATCTGGAGATGTAATAAGATTAAAAAAGGTTCATCCATGTGGAGAGGATAAATGGGAAGTTTTGAGATCAGGAGTAGATTTTAAGTTAAGATGTATTGGTTGTGATAGAACAGTTTGGATACCAAGAAGAAAATTAGATAAGAGAATAAAATCTATTGTAAATGATCAGTAA
- the rpsF gene encoding 30S ribosomal protein S6, with protein sequence MRNYEGVFIFETSLEEEKRNGIFDKFKNIIEAKGEITNIDEWGVRKLAYEINDLTEGYYIVMTFNSETEVVKELERVAKITEGIMRLMVVRDEQ encoded by the coding sequence ATGAGAAATTATGAAGGAGTATTTATATTTGAAACTTCTTTAGAAGAAGAAAAAAGAAATGGTATTTTTGATAAATTTAAAAATATTATAGAAGCAAAAGGTGAAATCACAAACATTGATGAATGGGGAGTTAGAAAACTTGCTTATGAAATCAATGATTTAACAGAAGGATACTATATAGTGATGACATTTAATTCTGAAACTGAAGTTGTTAAAGAATTGGAAAGAGTTGCAAAGATTACAGAAGGTATAATGAGACTTATGGTAGTAAGAGACGAACAGTAA
- a CDS encoding YkuS family protein: MKRVSIQDGLNELAYELKKRGYEIVDHDSDAYIYMADGYDISNLTNMIDMNMGEDMNNSKGILLINASNKNIDQIEQILNKGYYTPLF, encoded by the coding sequence ATGAAGAGAGTATCAATTCAAGATGGATTAAATGAATTAGCTTATGAGCTAAAAAAAAGAGGTTATGAGATAGTTGATCATGATTCAGATGCATACATATATATGGCAGATGGTTATGATATATCTAATTTAACAAATATGATTGATATGAATATGGGTGAAGATATGAATAATTCAAAAGGCATTTTACTTATAAATGCTTCAAATAAAAATATAGATCAAATAGAGCAAATATTAAATAAAGGATATTATACTCCATTATTTTAA
- the rpsR gene encoding 30S ribosomal protein S18 gives MARRNFGRRRKVCNFCVDNVDHIDYKDLNRLKKYVTERGKILPRRITGTCATHQRGVTRAIKRARTVALLPYTAE, from the coding sequence ATGGCAAGAAGAAATTTTGGTAGAAGAAGAAAAGTATGTAATTTTTGCGTAGATAATGTTGATCATATAGATTATAAAGATTTAAATAGATTAAAAAAATATGTTACTGAAAGAGGTAAAATTCTTCCAAGAAGAATTACAGGTACTTGTGCTACTCATCAAAGAGGAGTTACAAGAGCTATAAAAAGAGCTAGAACAGTAGCATTATTACCATATACAGCAGAATAA
- a CDS encoding YybS family protein, giving the protein MNLNEKTRIITESAVIVSLMTIFVFLGLYLTPIILLIYPVPFIILGIRHNVKSSILTVFASFILVSILIDPLTALFVTIIFGPLAVAIAYMINRKYNSYKIIVIGTIVSFISIVTSLIITGYITGVNFYDLLKEQVDFILSTQESLLKEMEISSYRIEELIDKYTILLDNTILIFPAMLIIVSLFTNYINYFISIATLKRLRYKNIKMPLFSKFRLPSNIGSGIVVIAILSFIISYYKLFNYDTITLNISILVVFLFFLQGLAVIVYLLNKTNINSILRGVIIAFLILSSPLMLIISFVGLVDTIMDFRKLKEDK; this is encoded by the coding sequence TTGAATTTAAATGAAAAGACACGTATTATAACTGAATCTGCAGTTATTGTGTCACTTATGACTATATTTGTATTTTTAGGGTTATATTTAACTCCAATAATATTATTGATATACCCAGTTCCATTTATTATATTAGGAATAAGGCATAATGTTAAATCTAGTATACTTACAGTATTTGCTTCTTTTATACTGGTTTCAATATTAATAGATCCTCTTACTGCTTTATTTGTAACTATAATTTTTGGACCATTAGCAGTAGCTATTGCTTATATGATTAATAGAAAATATAATTCATATAAAATCATAGTGATTGGTACAATTGTATCCTTTATATCAATAGTAACATCATTAATTATCACAGGATATATTACAGGAGTTAATTTTTATGACTTATTAAAAGAACAGGTAGATTTTATATTATCTACACAAGAAAGTCTTCTTAAAGAGATGGAAATATCTTCTTATCGAATAGAAGAATTAATAGATAAATATACAATTTTATTAGATAATACTATACTTATATTTCCTGCTATGTTGATAATAGTTTCTCTTTTTACTAACTATATAAATTATTTTATATCCATTGCTACATTGAAAAGACTTAGATATAAAAATATAAAGATGCCTTTGTTTTCTAAATTTAGATTACCAAGTAATATAGGAAGTGGAATAGTAGTTATTGCTATATTATCGTTTATCATAAGCTACTATAAATTGTTTAATTATGATACAATAACTTTAAATATATCTATATTAGTTGTATTTTTGTTTTTCTTGCAAGGATTAGCTGTTATAGTATATTTACTTAATAAAACTAACATTAATAGTATATTAAGAGGAGTTATAATAGCATTTTTAATATTATCAAGTCCACTTATGTTAATAATATCATTTGTAGGTTTAGTAGATACAATAATGGATTTTAGAAAATTAAAAGAGGACAAATAG
- the yyaC gene encoding spore protease YyaC, whose protein sequence is MLNQNNNSIDCNSDFATSAFSNILLNKLSETYSPVYSDMVIICIGTDKSTGDSLGPLVGHFLDKGLFLNTKNIHVYGTLEKPVHAKNLIKYINVIDEKFDNPFVIAIDASLGIYNRVGFISVWDGPLKPGSGVNKELPLVGNIHITGVVNISGFMEFILLQNTRLNIVMKMARIISTSIIYSISKLNIDNKKLN, encoded by the coding sequence ATGTTGAATCAAAATAACAATTCTATAGATTGTAATTCTGATTTTGCTACATCTGCATTTTCTAATATTCTATTAAATAAATTATCAGAAACTTACAGTCCGGTTTATTCAGATATGGTTATAATATGTATAGGAACTGATAAGTCTACAGGAGATTCCTTAGGACCTCTTGTTGGACACTTTTTAGATAAAGGATTATTTCTAAACACTAAAAATATTCATGTTTATGGTACTTTAGAAAAGCCAGTTCATGCTAAAAATCTAATTAAGTATATTAATGTTATAGATGAAAAATTTGATAACCCATTTGTAATAGCTATTGATGCTTCTTTAGGTATATATAATAGAGTAGGTTTTATAAGTGTCTGGGATGGCCCTTTAAAACCAGGATCAGGTGTTAACAAAGAACTCCCACTTGTAGGTAATATTCATATAACAGGAGTTGTAAATATATCTGGTTTTATGGAGTTTATTTTACTTCAAAACACTCGCCTAAATATAGTAATGAAAATGGCAAGAATTATTTCTACTTCTATTATATACTCTATATCCAAATTAAATATAGACAACAAAAAGTTAAATTAA
- a CDS encoding mechanosensitive ion channel family protein — translation MDFNLKDINVDTSLLVTVLSTVLQVILILFIAGTFIAIVKKLIDRFFDNRKNSNFNKMDGAKADTLSSTAKSVSKYVIYFIAGISILESFGVDTKGIIAAAGIGAIAIGFAAQNLVEDIITGFFILFEDQFSVGDYIAVDGIDGTVEELGLRVTKIRGFDGALNIIPNRKIEIVTNKIRGKMRALVDVGIAYEEDIDKAIEVIKRVAEEYKEENEDILEGPTVLGVSNLGSSDVVISVVAKTKPMSQWGVERELRRRIKNTFDKEGIEIPYQKRVIYNKKEE, via the coding sequence GTGGATTTTAATTTAAAAGATATTAATGTGGATACTTCCTTACTTGTAACAGTACTTTCAACTGTTTTACAAGTAATACTTATTTTATTTATAGCTGGAACATTTATTGCTATAGTTAAAAAATTAATCGATAGGTTTTTTGATAATAGAAAAAATTCAAATTTCAATAAAATGGATGGAGCAAAAGCAGATACATTATCTTCTACTGCAAAAAGTGTATCTAAGTATGTTATTTATTTTATTGCAGGAATATCAATCCTTGAATCTTTTGGAGTAGATACTAAAGGGATAATAGCTGCAGCTGGTATAGGTGCTATAGCTATAGGTTTTGCAGCCCAAAACTTAGTTGAAGATATTATAACAGGTTTTTTCATATTGTTTGAAGACCAATTTTCAGTAGGTGATTATATAGCTGTAGATGGAATTGATGGAACAGTAGAAGAACTTGGTTTAAGAGTAACTAAAATACGTGGTTTTGATGGTGCTTTAAATATAATTCCAAATAGAAAAATAGAAATAGTTACTAACAAGATTAGGGGTAAAATGCGTGCATTAGTTGATGTAGGTATAGCCTATGAAGAAGATATAGATAAAGCTATAGAAGTCATTAAAAGAGTTGCAGAAGAATATAAAGAAGAAAATGAAGATATATTAGAAGGTCCTACTGTATTAGGGGTATCTAATCTAGGAAGTTCTGATGTTGTAATATCAGTAGTAGCAAAAACAAAACCTATGAGTCAGTGGGGAGTAGAGAGAGAATTAAGAAGAAGAATAAAGAATACTTTTGATAAAGAAGGCATAGAGATACCTTATCAAAAAAGAGTTATATATAACAAAAAAGAAGAATAA